In the Maribacter sp. MJ134 genome, one interval contains:
- a CDS encoding viroplasmin family protein has product MAKKAKFYVVWKGKQPGIHKTWAACKKAIEGYKGAEYKSFESFAMAQKAFNGNYEDFKGKKKGETTLSPAELLKIGQPNYHSISVDAASSGNPGVMEYQGVDTKTGKKLFKQGPFPQGTNNIGEFLALVHGLAFLKERGSDRIIYTDSRTAMSWVRKKKCNTKLTENEKNKEMFHLVRRAEAWLKSNTYNTPIVKWETKAWGEIPADFGRK; this is encoded by the coding sequence ATGGCTAAAAAAGCAAAGTTTTATGTGGTTTGGAAGGGAAAGCAACCTGGCATACATAAAACTTGGGCAGCTTGTAAAAAGGCCATTGAAGGCTATAAGGGAGCAGAATACAAATCTTTTGAGAGTTTTGCCATGGCCCAGAAAGCCTTTAACGGCAATTATGAAGATTTCAAGGGTAAGAAAAAAGGAGAAACCACCTTATCCCCAGCTGAACTATTAAAAATTGGCCAACCCAATTACCATTCCATATCCGTTGATGCGGCCTCTAGCGGCAACCCTGGGGTTATGGAATACCAGGGAGTGGATACTAAAACTGGAAAGAAATTATTTAAGCAAGGTCCATTTCCTCAAGGCACCAACAACATTGGCGAATTCTTGGCCCTTGTCCACGGGCTTGCTTTTTTAAAGGAGCGCGGCAGCGACCGTATTATCTATACGGATTCCCGTACAGCAATGAGTTGGGTGCGCAAAAAAAAATGTAATACCAAGTTAACGGAGAACGAAAAGAATAAAGAAATGTTCCATTTGGTACGTAGGGCAGAAGCATGGTTAAAATCTAATACCTACAATACACCCATTGTAAAATGGGAAACCAAGGCTTGGGGAGAAATTCCTGCGGATTTTGGGAGGAAATAA
- a CDS encoding phosphoribosylglycinamide formyltransferase: MNTKRIVLFASGSGSNVENIVNYFSDKSPITVTAVLTNKRDAKVIDRCNRLNINALYFNKHAFTGSNCVLNILLSLKPDLIILAGFLLKIPKNLIDAFPNKIINIHPALLPKYGGKGMYGMHVHRAVKENKEKETGITIHYVNANYDEGAIIKQAKTSVLPEDSPEEIAAKIHSLEYEHFPKIIEELLASSHIDPGNVDRSKGEV; the protein is encoded by the coding sequence TTGAACACCAAACGAATTGTTCTTTTTGCATCCGGTTCTGGTTCTAATGTTGAGAACATTGTAAACTATTTTAGTGATAAGAGTCCTATTACGGTCACCGCCGTACTTACCAACAAAAGGGATGCCAAAGTTATTGACAGGTGTAATAGATTGAATATTAATGCCTTATATTTTAACAAACATGCCTTTACTGGTAGTAATTGTGTGCTGAACATATTACTATCCTTAAAGCCTGACTTGATCATACTTGCTGGTTTCCTATTGAAAATTCCAAAAAACCTTATCGATGCTTTCCCCAACAAAATCATAAATATTCATCCGGCACTATTACCTAAATACGGCGGTAAAGGTATGTACGGAATGCACGTACACCGAGCAGTGAAAGAAAATAAGGAAAAAGAGACCGGTATTACCATACACTATGTAAATGCCAATTATGACGAGGGTGCCATAATTAAACAGGCCAAAACATCAGTTTTACCAGAAGACAGCCCAGAGGAAATAGCTGCGAAAATTCATAGCTTAGAGTATGAGCACTTTCCTAAGATAATTGAAGAACTTTTAGCCTCCTCCCACATTGACCCAGGCAATGTTGACCGATCCAAAGGCGAGGTGTAA
- a CDS encoding acyl carrier protein, with amino-acid sequence MSDIASRVKAIIVDKLGVDENEVVTEASFTNDLGADSLDTVELIMEFEKEFDIQIPDDQAENIATVGQAISYIEEAK; translated from the coding sequence ATGTCAGACATTGCATCAAGAGTTAAAGCTATCATCGTTGATAAATTAGGAGTTGATGAAAACGAAGTGGTAACAGAAGCTAGCTTTACTAACGATTTAGGGGCAGATTCATTGGACACAGTAGAGTTGATTATGGAATTCGAAAAAGAATTTGATATTCAAATCCCAGATGATCAAGCCGAGAATATCGCAACAGTTGGCCAAGCCATTAGCTATATAGAAGAAGCAAAGTAA
- the fabF gene encoding beta-ketoacyl-ACP synthase II produces MQLKRVVVTGLGALTPIGNNIEEYWEGLVNGKSGSAPITYYDTEKFKVKFACELKNYKTEDHFDRKEGRKLDKFAQYALVSSDEAILDSKLDLDKVDKFRVGVIWGAGIGGLETFQNEVMNFAEGDGTPRFNPFFIPKMIADIAPGNISIKHGFMGPNYTTVSACASSANAMIDALNYIRLGHCDVVVTGGSEAAVTIAGMGGFGAMHALSTRNDSPETASRPFDGTRDGFVLGEGAGALILEEYEHAKARGAKIYAEVSGGGLSSDAYHMTAPHPDGIGVVRVMQNCLKDAGIAIEEVDAINTHGTSTPLGDVAELKAISEVFGDHAKNININSTKSMTGHLLGAAGAIEAIASILAMEHGIVPPTINHTTVDENIDPSLNLTLNKAQKRDVKVAMSNTFGFGGHNACVVFKKIS; encoded by the coding sequence ATGCAATTAAAGCGAGTTGTGGTTACCGGATTAGGGGCACTAACACCTATAGGTAATAATATTGAGGAATATTGGGAAGGTCTTGTAAATGGTAAGAGTGGCTCCGCGCCGATTACATATTACGATACGGAAAAATTCAAGGTAAAATTCGCCTGCGAACTAAAAAACTACAAAACAGAGGACCATTTTGACCGCAAGGAAGGGCGCAAACTAGATAAGTTTGCACAATATGCCCTAGTTTCCTCGGACGAAGCTATACTTGATTCTAAATTGGATTTGGACAAGGTGGATAAATTTCGTGTAGGAGTTATCTGGGGTGCCGGTATCGGCGGTCTGGAGACCTTCCAAAACGAGGTAATGAATTTTGCCGAAGGTGATGGTACACCACGCTTTAATCCCTTCTTTATACCCAAAATGATAGCCGATATTGCCCCAGGGAATATTTCTATCAAGCATGGGTTTATGGGTCCAAATTATACAACGGTATCTGCTTGTGCATCGTCGGCCAACGCCATGATCGATGCACTGAACTATATTAGATTAGGACATTGTGATGTTGTGGTTACTGGCGGAAGCGAAGCTGCTGTTACAATTGCAGGTATGGGTGGTTTTGGAGCAATGCATGCACTTTCTACAAGGAACGATAGTCCGGAAACTGCTTCTAGACCCTTTGACGGAACCAGGGATGGTTTTGTTCTAGGCGAAGGTGCAGGGGCGTTGATACTGGAAGAATATGAGCACGCCAAGGCGCGCGGTGCAAAAATATATGCCGAGGTTTCCGGTGGTGGTCTTTCAAGTGATGCATACCATATGACGGCACCACATCCTGACGGCATTGGAGTTGTGCGTGTAATGCAAAACTGCCTCAAAGACGCTGGCATTGCCATAGAAGAAGTAGACGCTATTAATACACACGGTACTTCTACACCATTGGGAGATGTTGCCGAATTGAAAGCCATTTCGGAAGTGTTTGGCGATCATGCCAAAAACATTAATATCAATTCTACAAAATCAATGACCGGTCATTTGCTCGGTGCAGCAGGTGCAATAGAAGCTATCGCAAGTATTCTGGCAATGGAACATGGTATAGTGCCCCCGACAATAAACCATACGACAGTAGATGAGAATATTGACCCAAGTTTAAATTTAACACTGAACAAGGCTCAGAAGAGAGACGTTAAGGTTGCCATGAGTAACACCTTTGGTTTTGGAGGACACAACGCCTGTGTAGTATTCAAAAAAATAAGTTAA
- the rnc gene encoding ribonuclease III has product MTFPKNIFNSHPKADGDFFLGMKRILGFKPKNIKFYKKAFLHRSMNKKDDKGNPMNYERLEFLGDSMLGTIISKHLYTEVPNGDEGYLTKMRSKIVSREHLNELGKDLQLIKYVESRIPKTHFGENIHGNVFEALVGAIYLDRGYSYCQKFIDKRVIEPYVDIEQLEGRVISYKSLVIEWCQKQKKTFDYNVYEDTGNDSLKHFAVKLSIAGSVIAKARATSKKKAEERASKRAFFALQDKMEQL; this is encoded by the coding sequence ATGACTTTCCCCAAAAATATTTTTAATTCCCATCCTAAAGCGGATGGGGATTTTTTTTTAGGGATGAAAAGAATACTAGGGTTTAAGCCAAAGAACATTAAATTTTACAAAAAGGCCTTTTTGCACAGGTCAATGAATAAAAAGGATGATAAGGGTAACCCAATGAACTATGAACGCCTTGAGTTTTTAGGTGATTCCATGTTGGGCACTATCATTTCTAAGCATCTTTATACAGAAGTCCCGAACGGAGACGAAGGCTACCTTACCAAAATGCGTTCAAAAATTGTTAGTAGGGAACATTTGAACGAACTAGGAAAAGATTTACAGCTCATAAAATACGTAGAGAGCAGAATTCCCAAGACCCACTTTGGAGAGAATATCCATGGTAATGTATTCGAAGCACTTGTTGGAGCTATTTATTTAGATAGAGGCTACTCTTATTGCCAGAAGTTCATAGACAAACGTGTTATTGAACCCTATGTGGATATAGAGCAGCTAGAGGGTCGTGTTATTAGCTACAAGAGTTTGGTAATAGAATGGTGCCAAAAGCAAAAGAAAACATTCGATTATAATGTGTACGAGGATACGGGAAATGATTCCCTAAAACATTTTGCGGTTAAACTGTCGATCGCTGGTAGCGTTATTGCCAAAGCAAGGGCAACTTCTAAAAAGAAAGCGGAGGAAAGAGCCTCTAAAAGAGCCTTTTTTGCGCTACAGGATAAAATGGAGCAACTCTAG
- a CDS encoding IPExxxVDY family protein: MTAIHKIDDDFYDDSFLLIAMHSTMADYAMAYELNITLKANFKRTRKDFDLFENSVFPCFEWQDTYHDRCWVLVANQSLKRELLANNDLFQNESTYSVPRLVPELKDVDYFLKIEEDITGSSDKIIKNVLTMPKVMAAYEVDSNKLKSKNNLIF; encoded by the coding sequence ATGACAGCAATACACAAAATTGACGATGATTTTTACGATGATTCATTTCTTTTAATTGCGATGCATAGCACCATGGCGGACTATGCAATGGCGTATGAATTGAATATAACCCTGAAGGCAAATTTCAAGAGAACCAGAAAGGATTTTGATTTGTTCGAAAACAGTGTTTTTCCCTGTTTTGAATGGCAAGATACCTATCATGATCGGTGCTGGGTGTTAGTAGCTAACCAAAGTCTAAAACGAGAGCTGCTAGCGAATAATGATTTATTTCAGAACGAATCTACCTACAGTGTACCGCGGCTTGTTCCAGAATTAAAGGATGTAGATTATTTTTTAAAGATAGAAGAAGACATAACGGGTAGCAGTGACAAAATAATTAAAAATGTGCTGACAATGCCAAAAGTAATGGCGGCATATGAAGTAGACAGCAACAAACTAAAATCTAAGAACAATTTAATATTTTAA